From the genome of Staphylococcus haemolyticus, one region includes:
- a CDS encoding D-lactate dehydrogenase translates to MTKIKIMSVRDEDIPYIEEWAEQNNVEVELNKEILTEDNVDDVQGFDGLSLSQQHPISEDVFAKLQQFGIKHIAQRSAGFDTYDLNLATQYGIIISNVPSYSPSSIAEFAVTQAINIVRNQNDIQRKLKDYDFRWEPSILSRSISDLTVAVIGTGRIGSIAASIFAKGYRSHVVAYDPFPNEKVAQYVEYKDTLEEALRDADIVTVHIPATKYNPHLFNRDLFSKFKKGAVFVNAARGSIVDTRALLDAIDSGHIKGAALDTYEHERGLFPGDYRNKAINDDLLDELIAREDIWLTPHIAFYTDAAVKNLIVDALDAVIDVMNTGTTKLRVN, encoded by the coding sequence ATGACTAAAATTAAAATAATGAGTGTACGAGATGAAGATATTCCTTATATTGAAGAATGGGCGGAACAAAATAATGTCGAAGTAGAGTTAAATAAAGAAATATTAACAGAAGATAATGTCGATGATGTTCAAGGATTTGATGGTTTATCTTTGTCTCAACAACATCCAATATCGGAAGATGTATTTGCCAAATTGCAACAATTTGGTATTAAACATATTGCACAACGTAGTGCTGGATTTGATACATACGACTTAAATTTAGCTACACAATATGGCATTATCATATCTAATGTACCGTCATATTCACCTAGTTCAATTGCAGAGTTTGCAGTGACACAAGCCATTAATATTGTAAGAAATCAGAACGACATTCAACGTAAACTTAAAGACTATGATTTTAGATGGGAACCATCAATATTGTCGCGTTCAATAAGCGATTTAACCGTAGCTGTTATAGGAACAGGACGTATTGGTTCGATAGCGGCAAGTATTTTTGCAAAAGGATATAGAAGTCATGTTGTTGCATATGATCCATTTCCTAATGAAAAGGTTGCGCAATATGTTGAGTATAAGGATACGTTGGAAGAAGCTTTACGTGATGCAGATATTGTTACAGTTCATATTCCAGCAACGAAATATAATCCACATCTCTTCAATAGAGATTTATTTTCAAAATTTAAAAAAGGTGCCGTATTTGTAAACGCTGCTAGGGGATCGATAGTAGATACGAGAGCATTACTAGATGCGATTGATAGTGGACACATTAAAGGCGCAGCGTTAGACACCTATGAGCATGAACGAGGGTTGTTCCCAGGAGATTATCGTAATAAAGCAATTAATGATGACTTATTAGATGAACTAATTGCTAGAGAAGATATCTGGTTAACACCACATATCGCGTTTTATACTGATGCGGCAGTTAAGAACTTAATTGTTGATGCACTCGATGCAGTCATTGATGTCATGAATACAGGTACGACAAAATTAAGAGTGAATTAA
- a CDS encoding glycosyl-4,4'-diaponeurosporenoate acyltransferase has protein sequence MWSWEKRGAFWNKLFRINKWKHYIPEAAQFNYRIYNKRRLASFKLEDIHFMILEMRRAELVHWLSMIPIVVFIKAPKYILFINVCYVISANLPIILTQRYNRPRLEHYYQLRMKRDERTCRKRKSSL, from the coding sequence ATATGGTCGTGGGAAAAGAGAGGCGCTTTCTGGAATAAACTATTTCGTATTAATAAATGGAAACATTACATTCCAGAAGCAGCTCAATTCAATTATCGTATCTATAATAAAAGGCGACTGGCTTCATTTAAATTAGAAGATATACATTTTATGATTTTAGAAATGCGCCGTGCAGAACTTGTTCATTGGTTATCAATGATACCAATTGTTGTTTTTATCAAAGCGCCTAAATATATACTATTCATTAATGTTTGTTATGTGATTTCGGCTAATTTACCGATCATACTCACACAGCGTTATAACCGTCCTAGGTTAGAACATTACTATCAACTACGAATGAAAAGAGATGAACGTACATGTCGCAAAAGAAAATCATCATTATAG
- a CDS encoding transglycosylase: MKKTVIASSLAVALGVTGYALTTDNSAHASESTTNYAQLANLAQNNPSELNAHPVQAGAYNITFVKDGFKYNFTSDGQSWSWNYTYVGGADTVATTQAAPAAQSTDYSASYSNEASTQSVSSNQQSSNTNVEAVSAPKTTSYSASTSSSSSASTGGSVKAQFLANGGTEAAWNAIVMPESGGNPNAVNPAGYRGLGQTMESWGTGSVASQTKGMINYANNRYGSLDAAIAFRANHGWW, translated from the coding sequence ATGAAAAAAACAGTAATCGCGTCGTCATTAGCAGTAGCTTTAGGAGTAACAGGTTATGCATTAACTACAGATAACAGTGCACATGCATCTGAATCAACTACAAACTATGCACAATTAGCTAACTTAGCTCAAAATAACCCATCTGAATTAAATGCTCACCCAGTACAAGCTGGTGCATACAACATCACATTCGTTAAAGATGGTTTCAAATACAACTTCACTTCAGATGGTCAATCTTGGTCTTGGAACTACACTTACGTTGGTGGAGCTGACACAGTAGCAACTACACAAGCTGCTCCAGCTGCTCAATCAACTGACTACTCAGCTTCATACAGCAACGAAGCTTCAACTCAATCAGTAAGCTCAAACCAACAATCAAGCAACACTAACGTTGAAGCAGTATCTGCACCAAAAACTACTTCATACTCAGCTTCAACTTCATCATCTTCATCAGCTTCAACTGGTGGTTCAGTTAAAGCACAATTCTTAGCTAATGGTGGTACTGAAGCTGCTTGGAACGCAATCGTAATGCCTGAATCAGGTGGTAATCCTAACGCAGTTAACCCAGCTGGTTACAGAGGTTTAGGTCAAACTATGGAATCATGGGGTACTGGTTCAGTAGCTTCACAAACTAAAGGTATGATTAACTACGCTAACAACCGTTACGGTTCATTAGATGCAGCAATTGCATTCCGTGCTAACCACGGTTGGTGGTAG
- a CDS encoding aminotransferase class I/II-fold pyridoxal phosphate-dependent enzyme: protein MTISNKLANIPDSYFGKTMGRKVEHGPLPLINMAVGIPDGETPKGIVDHFADAVRIPENQKYGAFHGKESFKEAIVNFYQRQYGVELHKDDEVCILYGTKNGLVALPTCIVNPGENVLLPDPGYTDYLAGVMLADANPVPLNLEPPHYLPDWSKVDAQTLARTSLVYLTYPNNPTGSTATKAVFDEAIQRFKGTHTKIVHDFAYSAFGFDAKNPSILASKDAKEVAIEIFSLSKGYNMSGFRVGFAVGNKDMIQALKKYQTHTNAGMFGALQDAATYALNHYDDFLDQQNETFKRRRDTFEKQLKDANLPFVHSKGGIYSWLQTPPGYDSESFEQYLLKEQSILVAPGIPFGENGRHYVRISLALDDQLLTEAAKRLASLSYLYNE, encoded by the coding sequence ATGACAATTTCTAATAAACTAGCCAATATTCCTGATAGTTATTTTGGTAAAACGATGGGGCGTAAGGTTGAGCATGGACCACTACCGTTAATTAATATGGCAGTTGGTATCCCGGATGGCGAAACGCCTAAAGGCATTGTTGATCACTTTGCTGATGCTGTTCGAATTCCTGAAAATCAAAAATATGGTGCATTTCATGGTAAGGAATCCTTTAAAGAAGCAATTGTTAATTTCTATCAACGACAATATGGTGTTGAACTGCATAAAGATGATGAAGTGTGCATACTTTATGGTACTAAAAATGGTTTAGTGGCTTTGCCTACATGTATTGTTAATCCTGGAGAAAACGTGCTACTTCCAGACCCAGGTTATACGGATTATCTTGCTGGTGTCATGCTTGCTGATGCCAATCCAGTACCACTTAATTTGGAGCCACCACATTATTTGCCAGATTGGAGCAAAGTAGATGCACAAACATTAGCACGTACGTCACTCGTTTATTTGACTTACCCAAATAATCCTACTGGATCAACGGCTACTAAAGCAGTGTTTGATGAAGCAATTCAAAGATTTAAAGGTACGCATACAAAGATCGTTCATGATTTCGCGTATAGTGCTTTTGGATTTGATGCAAAGAACCCAAGTATACTTGCTTCTAAAGATGCAAAGGAAGTAGCAATTGAAATTTTTTCATTATCTAAAGGTTATAATATGTCAGGATTTAGAGTAGGATTCGCAGTAGGTAACAAAGACATGATACAAGCGCTGAAGAAATATCAAACACATACTAATGCTGGTATGTTTGGTGCCCTTCAAGATGCAGCAACATACGCACTTAATCACTATGATGACTTTCTAGATCAACAAAATGAAACATTCAAACGTCGTCGTGACACGTTTGAGAAACAATTAAAAGATGCCAATTTACCATTTGTACATTCTAAAGGTGGTATTTACTCATGGCTTCAAACACCACCAGGGTATGATAGTGAATCATTTGAACAGTATTTGTTGAAAGAACAATCGATCTTAGTGGCGCCTGGCATTCCATTTGGTGAAAATGGTCGTCATTACGTCCGTATTTCCCTAGCATTAGATGACCAATTATTAACTGAAGCGGCTAAACGATTAGCTTCTTTATCTTATTTATATAACGAGTAA
- the copZ gene encoding copper chaperone CopZ: MINKVINVEGMSCDHCRNAVESALAKLNGVTSAEVDLDKNQVRVDYDENRVSVEQMKEAIEDQGYDVK, encoded by the coding sequence ATGATTAATAAAGTTATTAATGTTGAAGGTATGAGTTGTGATCATTGTAGAAATGCTGTTGAATCAGCACTAGCGAAATTAAACGGTGTGACTTCAGCAGAAGTAGACTTAGATAAAAATCAAGTTCGCGTCGATTACGACGAAAATAGAGTATCAGTTGAACAAATGAAAGAAGCTATTGAAGACCAAGGCTACGATGTAAAATAA
- a CDS encoding glycosyltransferase family 2 protein, producing MTKLESLLHASTGLSLISGYLMYNRRYLLSFDKKREGETTQSISVIIPARNEEKRLPKLLKSLSQQSMRVECIVMDDDSNDRTAEIAREMGAKVYNVTYDNNGNTWIGKSYACYLGASYTVSDILIFMDADVELNNEHALEAIIQSYARQQYRGLMSIQPYHVVYKPYEHLSAMFNLMTVVGTNSFSTLSKSKGESLAFGPVTVMNKSDYILTQGHKNAASHIIEGFSLGKAFQRCQLPVTRFEGQGFVSFRMYEAGFKTMIEGWTKHLAVGASSTQPHIMMLIILWMVGCITSFSGLALSLFMKTLSFKRMALSYSLYTLQFIRLHRRVGRFSILFLAINPILFLVFILVYINSYRHIHYTKQVKWKGRQFSIK from the coding sequence ATGACTAAATTAGAGTCACTTCTCCATGCTAGTACAGGTCTATCATTAATAAGTGGTTATTTAATGTATAATCGTCGTTATTTACTCTCGTTTGATAAGAAACGCGAGGGTGAGACAACACAATCAATTAGTGTGATTATACCAGCGCGCAACGAGGAAAAGAGATTGCCTAAACTGTTAAAAAGTTTGTCTCAACAATCAATGCGAGTTGAATGTATAGTCATGGATGATGATTCAAATGATAGAACAGCTGAGATAGCACGAGAGATGGGCGCGAAAGTGTATAATGTGACGTATGACAACAATGGTAATACCTGGATTGGTAAGTCATATGCATGTTATCTAGGTGCTTCTTATACAGTATCAGATATTCTTATATTTATGGATGCAGACGTAGAATTGAATAATGAACACGCCCTAGAGGCAATTATTCAGTCATATGCACGACAACAATATCGTGGATTAATGAGTATTCAACCGTATCATGTTGTTTATAAACCTTATGAACACTTATCGGCTATGTTTAATCTTATGACAGTTGTAGGTACAAATAGTTTTTCGACTTTATCCAAATCTAAAGGGGAGTCATTAGCATTTGGACCTGTTACAGTCATGAACAAATCCGATTATATCCTGACACAAGGGCATAAAAATGCTGCATCTCATATTATTGAAGGATTTTCTTTAGGAAAAGCGTTTCAACGTTGCCAATTGCCAGTGACGCGGTTTGAAGGTCAGGGATTTGTTAGCTTTAGAATGTATGAAGCAGGATTTAAAACAATGATAGAGGGATGGACGAAACACTTAGCGGTAGGTGCTTCGTCAACACAACCTCATATCATGATGTTAATTATCTTATGGATGGTGGGATGTATCACCTCATTTAGCGGATTAGCACTTAGTTTATTTATGAAAACTTTGTCATTTAAGCGAATGGCGTTATCATATAGTTTATATACATTACAATTTATTCGTTTACATCGTCGAGTAGGACGTTTTTCAATTTTATTTTTAGCTATCAACCCAATATTGTTTTTAGTGTTTATTTTAGTTTATATAAATTCATATCGTCACATTCATTACACGAAACAGGTAAAATGGAAGGGACGACAATTTAGTATTAAATAA
- a CDS encoding phytoene desaturase family protein yields the protein MCNIAVVGAGVTGLAAAARLAAKGHQVTIFEKNEQVGGRMSQFKKDGFTFDMGPTIVMVPDVYKAVFEESGKRFEDYVDMKPLTHIFDIYFSDKDKVSVSTDLAQLSQTLEATEPGSTQGFMQFLTDVYKRYEVARKYFLERTFRKPSEFYNPLTLYRGLKLKTFNNANQLIDNYVSNEKIRKLLAFQTLYIGIDPKQGPSIYSIIPMIEMVHGVHYIKGGMYGLAQGLLQLGQDHGVKVELNADVQEIIIDPKFKRADGLRVNGDIRRFDKVLCTADFPYVAQNLMPVHSPLKNYSPEKVDNMDYSCSAFLIYAGINRQLRDKLHVHNVVFARDFRGNIDDIFSGKMPDDPSLYLYFPSVEDEALAPKDQTGMYVLMPVPELKTGEIDWKDPNMVEKAKDVIYNKLETIEALKDIRQDVVSETVFTPLDFESRYNAKFGSAFGLMPTLTQSNYYRPPNVSRDYKDLYFAGASTHPGAGVPIVLTSAKITAEAMLEDIEHGK from the coding sequence ATATGCAATATAGCAGTAGTAGGCGCTGGCGTTACCGGCTTAGCAGCTGCAGCACGACTAGCCGCTAAAGGTCATCAAGTTACAATATTTGAGAAGAATGAACAAGTTGGTGGCCGTATGAGCCAATTTAAGAAAGATGGCTTTACTTTTGATATGGGACCAACCATAGTGATGGTACCGGATGTTTATAAAGCCGTATTTGAAGAAAGTGGCAAACGCTTTGAAGATTACGTAGATATGAAGCCACTTACACATATTTTTGATATTTATTTTTCTGATAAAGATAAAGTGAGTGTATCAACTGATTTAGCACAACTTAGTCAAACGTTAGAAGCGACAGAACCAGGTTCTACTCAAGGTTTTATGCAATTTTTAACGGATGTGTATAAACGATATGAAGTGGCTCGCAAATACTTCCTTGAACGAACATTCCGTAAACCAAGTGAATTTTATAACCCATTGACGCTATATCGTGGATTAAAATTAAAGACATTTAATAATGCGAATCAATTAATAGATAATTATGTATCCAATGAAAAAATACGTAAGTTACTCGCATTTCAAACGTTATACATAGGTATTGATCCTAAACAAGGGCCTTCAATTTATTCTATTATTCCAATGATTGAAATGGTACATGGTGTTCATTATATAAAAGGCGGTATGTATGGCTTAGCACAAGGTTTACTACAACTTGGTCAAGACCATGGTGTTAAAGTAGAACTTAATGCAGATGTACAAGAAATCATTATTGACCCTAAATTCAAACGTGCAGATGGTCTACGTGTTAATGGTGATATTCGACGTTTTGACAAAGTGCTATGTACTGCTGACTTTCCATATGTGGCACAAAACTTAATGCCTGTGCACTCACCTTTAAAGAACTATTCTCCTGAAAAGGTAGATAACATGGACTATTCATGTTCAGCATTTTTAATTTATGCAGGTATTAATCGTCAATTACGTGATAAATTACATGTACATAATGTTGTATTTGCTAGAGATTTTAGAGGCAATATTGATGACATTTTTAGTGGTAAGATGCCTGATGACCCATCATTATATCTTTACTTCCCATCTGTAGAAGACGAAGCATTAGCGCCTAAAGATCAGACAGGGATGTATGTCTTAATGCCAGTCCCTGAGTTGAAGACAGGTGAAATTGACTGGAAAGATCCTAATATGGTTGAAAAAGCGAAAGATGTCATTTATAACAAATTAGAAACGATTGAGGCACTTAAAGATATACGTCAGGATGTTGTATCTGAAACAGTATTTACACCGCTTGATTTTGAGAGTCGTTATAATGCCAAATTCGGCTCAGCATTTGGACTTATGCCAACACTTACACAAAGTAATTATTATAGACCACCAAATGTATCAAGAGATTATAAAGACTTATACTTTGCAGGGGCAAGTACGCACCCTGGTGCAGGTGTGCCAATTGTGTTGACGAGTGCTAAAATTACTGCCGAAGCAATGTTAGAAGACATAGAACACGGAAAATAA
- a CDS encoding phytoene/squalene synthase family protein, whose protein sequence is MSTLEENYQYCHQIMKDYSKSFSYAFDMLPEQQRRAIWAIYAVCRIVDDSIDVHQDVEYLHKINRDVKAIEHQTTTTFESDDRIMTAFADAATHFQMNFQALYDLIDTVEADQHFEMFETDRGLLDYCYGVAGTVGVLLIPILATPPSDEAYEYGKQLGEALQLTNILRDVGEDYRNGRIYFSKARLNEFNVSIADEIERDQLSDNYIKIWEFYATLADNNYDMVLNHLDVYNEESRMIIELAAQVYRGILTEVRKADYSLKDRAYVSKWKKHKIYRNLKKKYKD, encoded by the coding sequence ATGAGCACATTAGAAGAAAATTATCAATATTGTCATCAAATTATGAAAGATTACTCCAAGAGTTTCTCATATGCGTTTGATATGTTACCAGAACAACAACGACGAGCAATCTGGGCGATTTATGCAGTTTGTAGAATCGTTGATGATAGTATCGATGTACACCAAGACGTGGAATATCTACATAAGATTAACCGTGATGTTAAAGCTATTGAACATCAAACAACAACGACATTTGAAAGTGATGACCGCATTATGACGGCATTTGCTGATGCAGCTACACATTTCCAAATGAATTTCCAAGCCCTCTATGACTTAATTGATACGGTTGAAGCAGACCAGCATTTCGAAATGTTTGAAACAGATCGTGGTCTACTAGATTATTGTTATGGTGTTGCGGGAACTGTAGGCGTATTACTGATCCCAATACTAGCAACGCCACCGTCAGATGAAGCATATGAGTATGGAAAGCAATTAGGTGAAGCGCTTCAATTAACGAACATACTACGTGATGTTGGTGAAGATTATCGCAACGGGCGTATTTACTTTAGTAAAGCGCGTTTAAATGAATTTAATGTTTCAATTGCTGATGAAATAGAACGTGATCAACTCTCTGACAATTACATTAAAATTTGGGAATTCTACGCTACATTAGCCGATAATAACTATGACATGGTTTTAAATCATCTTGATGTATACAATGAAGAATCTCGAATGATTATTGAGTTAGCAGCCCAAGTATATCGAGGTATATTAACCGAAGTACGTAAAGCAGATTACTCATTGAAAGACCGTGCGTACGTTTCTAAATGGAAAAAACATAAAATCTACCGCAATTTAAAGAAAAAATATAAAGATTAG
- a CDS encoding phytoene desaturase family protein, producing MSQKKIIIIGGGLGGISAAIRLAQSGFDVSLYDKNNHIGGKVNRLETEGFGFDLGPSILTMPYIFENLFNYSDKQMKDYVTIERLPLQWRSFFTNGEVIDLYEDLSQMLNANTYLNNDDIQQLHQFLNYAEKIHRFTEKGYFALGLDKVSEIIKYQGLLRSLKGVDYFSTMQQAINRYIEKQKLRDMLGYFIKYVGSSSYDAPAVLTLLIHMQYEQGLWYVKGGIHKLAQALEQLAIEEGVAIHTGMDVCSIDTYFNHITGVRLDDGSHVSADYIVSNREVIPTYRDLLHFSNKKIAQLEKVYEPAASGYVMHLGVDKEYAQLAHHNFLFSNDSKRNYREVFHDKVLPQDPTIYLVNSNKSDPTQAPEGHENLKVLPHIPYIQNQPFTEEQYSDFRERVLDKLEKMGLTDLRQHIIYEDIWTPHDIERTYGSNKGAIYGVVADKKKNKGFKFPKQSEYFDNLFFVGGSVNPGGGMPMVTLSGQQVADKINALECKVTTDSRE from the coding sequence ATGTCGCAAAAGAAAATCATCATTATAGGTGGAGGACTAGGTGGGATATCAGCTGCTATTCGTCTTGCTCAAAGTGGCTTTGATGTCTCGCTTTATGATAAGAATAACCACATTGGTGGGAAAGTAAATCGTTTAGAAACAGAGGGATTCGGTTTTGATTTAGGTCCATCTATTTTAACGATGCCATACATATTTGAAAACTTGTTTAACTATAGTGATAAGCAAATGAAAGACTATGTTACTATTGAACGATTACCTTTGCAATGGCGTAGTTTCTTCACTAATGGTGAAGTGATAGATTTATATGAAGACCTGTCTCAAATGTTAAATGCCAATACCTATCTTAATAATGACGATATTCAGCAACTTCATCAATTTTTAAATTATGCAGAAAAAATCCATCGATTTACGGAAAAGGGCTACTTTGCACTAGGACTTGATAAAGTGTCAGAGATAATTAAATATCAGGGACTATTGCGTTCACTTAAAGGTGTGGATTACTTCTCAACAATGCAACAAGCTATTAATCGTTATATTGAGAAACAAAAATTAAGAGATATGCTTGGCTACTTTATAAAATATGTTGGGTCTTCTTCTTATGATGCTCCAGCAGTGCTTACACTATTAATTCATATGCAATACGAACAAGGATTATGGTACGTTAAAGGTGGTATTCATAAACTTGCTCAGGCATTGGAACAATTAGCGATTGAAGAAGGCGTAGCTATACATACTGGTATGGATGTATGTAGTATTGATACGTATTTTAATCACATAACTGGTGTTAGATTAGATGATGGTTCACATGTGAGTGCAGATTACATTGTTTCTAATAGAGAAGTGATACCTACGTATCGTGACTTACTGCACTTTTCAAATAAAAAAATAGCGCAATTAGAGAAAGTTTATGAACCTGCAGCATCTGGCTATGTAATGCATTTAGGAGTAGACAAAGAATATGCTCAACTGGCACATCATAATTTCCTTTTCTCTAATGATTCTAAGCGTAATTATCGAGAAGTGTTTCATGATAAAGTATTGCCACAAGATCCAACAATTTATCTAGTTAATTCAAATAAATCCGACCCAACTCAAGCACCAGAAGGACATGAGAACTTAAAAGTATTGCCACATATTCCGTATATTCAAAACCAACCGTTTACTGAAGAACAATATAGTGATTTCCGGGAGCGTGTCTTAGATAAATTAGAAAAAATGGGGCTTACAGACTTACGTCAACATATCATATATGAAGATATTTGGACGCCACACGATATTGAACGCACTTATGGTTCAAATAAAGGTGCCATTTATGGTGTAGTGGCAGACAAGAAGAAAAATAAAGGGTTCAAGTTTCCTAAACAAAGTGAATACTTTGATAATTTATTCTTTGTTGGAGGATCTGTTAATCCTGGTGGCGGTATGCCGATGGTGACGTTAAGTGGACAACAAGTAGCAGATAAAATTAATGCACTTGAATGTAAGGTTACCACTGATTCAAGAGAATAG
- a CDS encoding polyphosphate--AMP phosphotransferase gives MANKIEKLALKTAELTRQTHELGIPVMILFEGVPASGKTRLSNELLLNFDAKYTHFIATQSPQKDDLRYQFLQKYWNTLPKKGDINVYFRSWYSHYLDYRENEIKHERYKNYEVLKEQIASFEDMLIEDDYEIIKFFIEINEDKRQEHIKQTKENPLMRWKVQEYGSVLSTETYLEDMHQFIKQDKQWKIIDYTERQIAIEKMYEHIIERLEQAIAKHHAKDKAYDGKFSESFSTEMFDKDVEKVSKEEYKTLITELQKRMREIQFALYDRKIPLILVFEGMDAAGKGGNIKRIREKLDPTGYEVNGISAPTDVELKHHYLWRFAKDMPRSGHIELFDRSWYGRVLVERIEGFATVNEWQRAYDEINAFEKMWTDEGAIILKFFLTLDKDEQLKRFKDRQNNVDKQWKITDEDWRNRDKWDLYVEASHDMVKKTNTTHAPWLVVPADHKKTSRIEIMKYIIRKCEKVLWGVKDY, from the coding sequence ATGGCTAATAAAATCGAAAAATTAGCACTAAAGACAGCTGAGCTTACAAGACAGACACACGAATTAGGTATTCCAGTTATGATTCTATTTGAAGGTGTCCCTGCTTCTGGAAAAACACGACTTTCAAATGAATTATTACTCAATTTTGATGCCAAATATACACATTTTATTGCGACACAATCACCACAAAAGGATGATTTGCGTTATCAGTTTTTACAAAAATATTGGAATACATTACCTAAAAAAGGTGATATCAATGTCTATTTTAGAAGCTGGTACTCTCATTATTTAGATTATCGGGAAAATGAAATTAAACATGAAAGATATAAAAATTACGAGGTTTTAAAAGAACAAATTGCATCTTTTGAAGATATGTTAATCGAGGATGATTATGAAATTATCAAATTCTTTATTGAGATCAATGAAGATAAAAGACAAGAACATATTAAACAAACAAAAGAAAATCCACTGATGCGTTGGAAAGTTCAAGAGTATGGAAGTGTATTATCAACAGAAACGTATTTAGAAGATATGCATCAATTTATTAAACAGGATAAACAATGGAAGATTATTGACTATACAGAACGCCAAATCGCGATTGAAAAGATGTATGAACACATAATTGAACGTTTAGAACAAGCCATAGCAAAACACCATGCGAAGGATAAAGCGTATGATGGTAAATTCTCAGAAAGTTTTTCTACTGAAATGTTTGATAAAGATGTGGAAAAGGTTTCTAAAGAAGAATATAAAACATTAATTACGGAATTGCAGAAACGGATGCGTGAAATACAATTTGCATTATATGATAGAAAGATTCCGTTAATTCTTGTATTTGAAGGAATGGATGCAGCAGGTAAAGGTGGTAACATTAAACGAATTAGGGAAAAGCTTGATCCAACTGGTTATGAAGTTAATGGTATCAGTGCACCGACAGATGTTGAACTGAAACATCATTATTTATGGCGCTTTGCAAAAGATATGCCAAGAAGCGGTCATATCGAATTATTTGATAGAAGTTGGTATGGGCGTGTATTAGTTGAGCGAATTGAAGGGTTTGCAACAGTAAATGAATGGCAACGTGCTTATGATGAGATCAACGCATTTGAAAAGATGTGGACGGATGAAGGTGCTATTATCTTGAAATTCTTCCTGACATTGGATAAAGACGAACAGCTTAAACGTTTTAAAGATCGTCAAAATAATGTAGATAAACAATGGAAAATCACTGATGAAGATTGGCGTAATCGAGACAAGTGGGATTTATACGTTGAAGCCAGCCACGACATGGTTAAAAAAACAAATACAACACATGCACCATGGCTAGTCGTACCAGCAGATCATAAGAAAACATCAAGAATAGAAATAATGAAATATATTATTCGTAAATGCGAAAAAGTATTATGGGGTGTCAAGGATTATTAA